In a single window of the Saccharothrix australiensis genome:
- a CDS encoding LacI family DNA-binding transcriptional regulator, whose protein sequence is MARSMHVRRPATLASLAAELGVSRTTVSNAYNRPDQLSPELRRRVLETARRLGYPGPDPVARSLRTRKAGAVGLLLTENLSYAFRDPAAIGFLEGLALACEDAGTGLLLVPANPEREDVAAVHRAGVDGFVVYSVPDDDPHLAAVLERPVPTVVCDQPDLGNVDRVGIDDQAAMNALAKHLISLGHRRIGVVCMRLARDRNDGYVTPERRRSAHFHVQRARLAGLAEAFTEAGVDWAGVPVVERFDHTIASGASAAAQVLDRDPRITALICTSDILALGALGEARKRGLNVPHDLTVTGFDGIREAEQAGLTTVRQPVLEKGRAAGKLLLDSAERTRPRSVTLATELVVGTTAAAPRGVVEERWFGP, encoded by the coding sequence ATGGCGCGGTCGATGCATGTGCGACGCCCCGCGACGCTCGCCTCACTGGCGGCGGAGCTGGGTGTTTCCCGGACAACGGTGTCCAACGCGTACAACCGTCCCGACCAGCTCTCGCCGGAGCTGCGACGCCGGGTGTTGGAGACAGCGAGACGACTCGGATACCCGGGCCCCGACCCGGTGGCGCGGTCGCTGCGGACGCGGAAGGCGGGTGCGGTGGGCCTCCTGCTCACCGAGAACCTGTCCTACGCGTTCCGCGACCCGGCGGCGATCGGGTTCCTGGAGGGCCTGGCGCTGGCGTGCGAGGACGCCGGGACCGGCCTGCTGCTGGTGCCGGCGAACCCCGAGCGCGAGGACGTGGCCGCCGTGCACCGCGCCGGCGTGGACGGGTTCGTCGTGTACTCGGTGCCCGACGACGACCCGCACCTGGCGGCGGTGCTGGAGCGGCCGGTGCCCACGGTGGTGTGCGACCAGCCGGACCTGGGCAACGTCGACCGGGTGGGCATCGACGACCAGGCCGCGATGAACGCGCTGGCCAAGCACCTCATCTCCCTCGGCCACCGGCGCATCGGCGTGGTGTGCATGCGGCTGGCCCGCGACCGCAACGACGGCTACGTGACGCCCGAGCGCAGGCGGTCCGCGCACTTCCACGTGCAGCGGGCCCGGCTGGCCGGGCTGGCCGAGGCGTTCACCGAGGCGGGCGTCGACTGGGCGGGCGTGCCGGTGGTGGAGCGGTTCGACCACACCATCGCGTCCGGCGCGTCGGCGGCGGCCCAGGTGCTCGACCGCGACCCGCGCATCACCGCGTTGATCTGCACCTCGGACATCCTCGCGCTCGGCGCGCTCGGCGAGGCGCGCAAGCGCGGCCTCAACGTGCCGCACGACCTGACGGTCACCGGGTTCGACGGCATCCGGGAGGCGGAGCAGGCCGGGCTCACCACCGTCCGCCAGCCCGTGCTGGAGAAGGGCCGGGCGGCGGGCAAGCTGCTACTGGACTCGGCGGAGCGCACCCGGCCGCGCTCGGTCACGCTGGCCACGGAGCTGGTGGTCGGCACCACGGCCGCCGCGCCGCGCGGCGTGGTGGAGGAGCGCTGGTTCGGCCCGTGA
- a CDS encoding LacI family DNA-binding transcriptional regulator, whose protein sequence is MSGLAEIARAAGVSISTVSRVLNRRAGVNEETRQRVLAVLAEMPYTPRGLGALQRTGVIGLLVPELSNPVFPAFAEALEVRAARLGYSSLLCNTRATGSAAMGEEEYVRMLLARGVEGMVFVSPEITNVEVPLGQAPRPSYYAKLLADGVHMVFLNGVTPSLDVPDVTVDEQHAGYAATRHLVELGHRRIGFVSGPARSLPSRLKRAGWAAALEEDGLPAGSEHVAHAPFGPEGGAAATAALLDSVRPTAVICSSDHMAIGVLREAHRRGLSVPRDLSVVGFDDIPLASYCSPSLTTLAQPIEEMATAAVDELVHRLDPDRRRRPAGNYTRVFRPRLVVRESTAPPPPA, encoded by the coding sequence GTGTCCGGTCTGGCCGAGATCGCGAGGGCGGCCGGGGTGAGCATCTCCACGGTCAGCCGCGTGCTCAACCGCAGGGCCGGGGTCAACGAGGAGACGCGCCAGCGCGTGCTGGCGGTGCTCGCGGAGATGCCCTACACGCCGCGCGGCCTGGGCGCGTTGCAGCGGACCGGGGTGATCGGGCTGCTCGTGCCCGAGCTGTCCAACCCGGTGTTCCCGGCGTTCGCCGAGGCGCTGGAGGTGCGCGCCGCGCGGCTGGGCTACTCGTCGCTGCTGTGCAACACGCGGGCCACCGGCAGCGCCGCGATGGGCGAGGAGGAGTACGTGCGGATGCTCCTCGCGCGCGGGGTCGAGGGCATGGTGTTCGTGTCGCCCGAGATCACCAACGTGGAGGTGCCGCTCGGCCAGGCGCCGCGCCCCAGCTACTACGCCAAGCTGCTCGCCGACGGCGTGCACATGGTGTTCCTGAACGGCGTGACGCCGTCGCTGGACGTGCCGGACGTGACCGTGGACGAGCAGCACGCCGGCTACGCGGCGACCCGGCACCTGGTGGAGCTGGGCCACCGCCGGATCGGGTTCGTGTCCGGCCCGGCGCGGTCGCTGCCGTCGCGGCTCAAGCGGGCCGGGTGGGCGGCGGCGCTGGAGGAGGACGGGCTGCCCGCCGGGTCGGAGCACGTGGCGCACGCGCCGTTCGGGCCGGAGGGCGGCGCGGCGGCGACGGCGGCCCTGCTGGACTCGGTGCGGCCGACGGCGGTGATCTGCTCGTCCGACCACATGGCTATCGGCGTGCTGCGGGAGGCGCACCGGCGCGGCCTGTCCGTGCCGCGCGACCTGTCGGTGGTGGGCTTCGACGACATCCCGCTCGCCTCGTACTGCTCGCCGTCGCTGACCACGCTGGCCCAGCCGATCGAGGAGATGGCGACGGCGGCGGTGGACGAGCTGGTGCACCGGCTGGACCCCGACCGGCGCAGGAGGCCGGCCGGCAACTACACCCGCGTGTTCCGCCCGAGGCTGGTCGTCCGGGAGTCCACCGCGCCGCCACCGCCCGCCTAA
- a CDS encoding extracellular solute-binding protein, which yields MRRTTLVNALAAGMAAALALTACGGGGGPAGDSGEVVFWDTSGPNESPVFGAIAQECAARGGYRVRTEVVAFDQALNNYKTAAQGGQGPDVLRAEVAWVPQLAKLGYLVDLTGTEPGRDTGDFLATPLGSTRYQDKSYGVPQVTDSLALFYNRKLLADAGVEPPRTWDEVKAAAVRLGGEKTFFLNNDAYYALPFIYGAGGDLVDASAKKIVVNSPENVRALRTAKGLLDAKAATTALDPANSYHNMQAAFSAGEVAMVVNGPWSVADYLKGPAFADPANLGIAPVPGEEAGKGSAPVGGHDYVVRQGTRAKESSIRFVSCMSSTASQVRVAKELGLPPTRKSAYADPGVQANAIVSAFQPVVTAAHARPWIPEGGQLFDPLKIAYADVLAGAKDAEAALDEVAKAYQDQVVTDYRIG from the coding sequence ATGCGACGCACCACCCTCGTGAACGCCCTGGCCGCGGGCATGGCCGCCGCGCTCGCCCTCACCGCGTGCGGCGGCGGCGGCGGACCCGCGGGCGACAGCGGCGAGGTCGTCTTCTGGGACACCAGCGGCCCCAACGAGAGCCCCGTGTTCGGCGCCATCGCGCAGGAGTGCGCCGCGCGGGGCGGTTACCGGGTCAGGACCGAGGTGGTCGCTTTCGACCAGGCGCTCAACAACTACAAGACCGCCGCGCAGGGCGGCCAGGGCCCCGACGTGCTGCGCGCCGAGGTCGCCTGGGTGCCGCAGCTGGCCAAGCTCGGCTACCTCGTCGACCTGACCGGCACGGAGCCGGGCAGGGACACCGGCGACTTCCTCGCCACCCCGCTGGGCTCGACCAGGTACCAGGACAAGTCCTACGGCGTGCCCCAGGTCACCGACTCGCTGGCGCTGTTCTACAACCGGAAGCTGCTCGCCGACGCGGGCGTCGAACCGCCGCGGACCTGGGACGAGGTCAAGGCGGCGGCGGTCAGGCTCGGCGGGGAGAAGACCTTCTTTCTCAACAACGACGCCTATTACGCGCTGCCGTTCATCTACGGCGCGGGCGGCGACCTCGTGGACGCGTCCGCCAAGAAGATCGTCGTCAACTCGCCGGAGAACGTGCGGGCGCTCCGGACCGCCAAGGGCCTGCTCGACGCCAAGGCCGCGACCACCGCCCTGGACCCGGCGAACTCGTACCACAACATGCAGGCCGCGTTCTCCGCCGGCGAGGTCGCGATGGTGGTGAACGGCCCGTGGTCGGTCGCCGACTACCTCAAGGGCCCCGCCTTCGCCGACCCGGCGAACCTCGGCATCGCGCCCGTGCCCGGCGAGGAGGCGGGCAAGGGGTCGGCGCCGGTGGGCGGCCACGACTACGTCGTCCGCCAGGGCACCAGGGCGAAGGAGTCCTCGATCCGGTTCGTCTCCTGCATGAGCAGCACCGCCTCGCAGGTGCGGGTCGCGAAGGAGCTGGGCCTGCCGCCGACCCGCAAGTCCGCCTACGCCGACCCCGGGGTGCAGGCCAACGCGATCGTCTCCGCCTTCCAGCCGGTGGTCACCGCCGCGCACGCCCGCCCGTGGATCCCGGAGGGCGGTCAGCTGTTCGACCCGCTGAAGATCGCCTACGCCGACGTGCTGGCGGGCGCGAAGGACGCCGAGGCCGCGCTGGACGAGGTCGCGAAGGCGTACCAGGACCAGGTCGTCACCGACTACCGCATCGGCTGA